ACTGCGTAACCATCGCAGGGAGCAGAGATGGCATGACAAGCAGTATAAGAAGGCTCACCTGGGCACTGCCCTGAAGGCCAACCCATTCGGAGGGGCATCTCATGCCAAAGGCATTGTGCTTGAGAAAGTGTAAGACAACACTGTAATTTAGCCTATTACCTCATACTGTATGTTTTGGCTTCCACAATTAGCTAGCTCAAAaccatctctccttcttcctaGGGGTGTTGAAGCTAAGCAGCCCAACTCTGCCATCAGGAAGTGTGTCAGGGTGCAACTCATCAAAAATGGCAAGAAGATCACAGCTTTCGTCCCCAATGATGGCTGTTTGAACTTCATTGAGGTAAGATGTCTACCTGCATAGACTTTTCTATTTCTCACCACAGCTCTCTATTTCACATGACTCATCAAAGGTACATTTTATTTACTCAAGATCATCCATATATACTTTTGATTTAGTTTTATTATAAATTTGTCATCTGATCTTTGGATTCTGTCATCTTTGGACTACCTGCTCATAATTGTTAATTGTCAGGCATTTCATCATAACCACTGTTTTCAAATCGTCTTCCCCTCTCATCAGGAAAACGATGAGGTGTTGGTGGCAGGATTTGGTCGGAAGGGGCACGCCGTTGGTGATATTCCTGGTGTCCGCTTCAAGGTGGTCAAAGTAGCTAATGTCTCACTACTGGCCCTTTACAAAGGCAAGAAAGAAAGACCTCGATCATAGAATGTATACACTCAAACAATAAAAAGTGGAAAATTAGTTTTGATGTGTCTGTCCATTTTTCTAGGTGTTTATGGGgatatgaataaaaaaaaaaaaaatgatatgccTTAGACTTTAATATTTTCTATAGGCTTTATAGTTTTGCATTAAATTGAGTAGACGCGTATAAAGGAAGCTGAACTGGATAGACACTAATTGCGTGGTTAAATttgtgattaaaaaaaataattattgaacctttattttatcagggagtcataatGAGACCAAGGTCTTTTACAGATCAGCCCAGAATTACAGAAATGCACACATCAAAAAGAAAACAGtcatacaaaacaaacacatgGTGGGATAATGGTATTGTTGCAAAGTATTCTTTATGCACCTAAATGTCTCCACATGCATAAATTGAAATGCATGATAGATAATGCCACACATTGAGAAAATGTGCATTCTGCAATCAGCAGCAGTGTGCTGTGCCTCCAGCAGGGGTATCCATATGGTTGTTTACAGTTTCTATAGCAACAGACTTGTTTTCCTCCACTTTCAAGCAACTGAATTCTGCATAGACAGGAGTTGCAAACAAGTATTAACaaaagagagcagaggtaagTTATACACATTGCATGCAAACCTTgcaatttttttacatttcacttGAAATAATCTCTCGACTATGAATGTACATTTAACGAATGACTGACTCATCGATAATTCAAACTAGCATGGCTAGCTAGCCACACCAACGACTTAAACTTCGAAGGTACACAGTTAACATTAGCATAAGCAAGCAAGGCAAGTGCTTATTGACTTAATAAATTACTTTagacttttttttatatatataaaacgaTTATGGCAGAAGAAATGCA
The DNA window shown above is from Salmo salar chromosome ssa13, Ssal_v3.1, whole genome shotgun sequence and carries:
- the LOC106566598 gene encoding 40S ribosomal protein S23 isoform X2, which gives rise to MGKCRGLRTARKLRNHRREQRWHDKQYKKAHLGTALKANPFGGASHAKGIVLEKVGVEAKQPNSAIRKCVRVQLIKNGKKITAFVPNDGCLNFIEENDEVLVAGFGRKGHAVGDIPGVRFKVVKVANVSLLALYKGKKERPRS
- the LOC106566598 gene encoding 40S ribosomal protein S23 isoform X1, with amino-acid sequence MTLRSRGKCRGLRTARKLRNHRREQRWHDKQYKKAHLGTALKANPFGGASHAKGIVLEKVGVEAKQPNSAIRKCVRVQLIKNGKKITAFVPNDGCLNFIEENDEVLVAGFGRKGHAVGDIPGVRFKVVKVANVSLLALYKGKKERPRS